Proteins encoded together in one Benincasa hispida cultivar B227 chromosome 1, ASM972705v1, whole genome shotgun sequence window:
- the LOC120091019 gene encoding uncharacterized protein LOC120091019, which translates to MEQTSIDARKDRRSKIGSFCDRSKDEELLENSDLGLSKYSISRGLNKKVFLPHALYLKLKQYRISKSHVHDSVFNCNIGLDFKVPKYMVTIDEKYLRRCLELIQISASKPARCNESISSSSVKTGALTESLSAAKLRTRGMGDMERFIIACPSTGEDGNTVVSSSKLWYVGSIMGSKSMINILKSPLLHQLGITEETSNLIRMDLNDIKGFTGSNFMDSPDGVDISSLKKLDNAKPGNRQDESDAANERFFSTPSRNSLCSDQSSSSSASTPLCQGMLQFTWKDGSPYFIFSVDDEKEVYVASSLKVTSADNNSVDYVYLFCSTKSSLKDHEVRNCRPRIVGKMTVSTSYSVCPNNSKIADTEFVLFGGIENSDLEINASNTILKKNKVFPRKVAEVFRTSNSSKQRSIPNLNRSGVLKDSCPWEPYTDKLNSVDDLICARDLPPNLELAAIVVRDHLPEDRGSRVGGWGLKFLKQVKAKQTNDSLETSMQADCCARNSGKCSTSMDILIPAGLHGGPRTRNGGPSTLKERWRSGGLCDCGGWDIGCPLTIFEGQSVNGDILRQADTQECRAFNIHPKGYENGPPTLRMVNIRDGLYFVHFQPKLSPLQCFSIAVAIVHSRSPGLKPRNVHELK; encoded by the exons ATGGAACAAACATCTATTGATGCTCGGAAAGATCGACGAAGTAAAATTGGTTCTTTCTGTGACAGAAGCAAGGACGAGGAGTTGTTAGAAAATAGTGATTTGGGTCTGTCAAAGTACTCAATATCAAGAGGGTTGAATAAGAAGGTATTTTTGCCTCATGCATTATATTTGAAGTTGAAGCAATACCGAATCAGTAAAAGCCATGTTCATGATTCGGTTTTTAACTGTAATATAGGGTTAGACTTTAAGGTTCCGAAGTATATGGTGACGATAGATGAGAAATATCTTCGGCGATGCTTGGAATTGATTCAAATTAGTGCATCAAAGCCTGCTCGTTGTAATGAATCTATAAGCTCGAGCTCTGTGAAGACTGGTGCTCTGACTGAAAGCTTGAGCGCTGCTAAATTGCGAACGAGGGGGATGGGTGATATGGAAAGGTTCATTATCGCGTGCCCTTCAACAGGTGAGGATGGAAATACAGTTGTAAGCTCGAGCAAACTGTGGTATGTTGGTTCAATTATGGGAAGCAAGAGCATGATCAACATATTGAAGAGTCCTTTATTGCATCAACTCGGTATCACAGAGGAAACTTCAAACTTGATAAGAATGGACTTGAATGATATCAAAGGCTTCACAGGCAGCAATTTTATGGACTCTCCCGATGGTGTGGATATATCTTCATTGAAGAAGCTAGACAACGCAAAACCAGGAAACCGTCAAGATGAATCAGATGCAGCAAATGAGAGGTTTTTCTCCACACCCAGCAGAAATTCTTTATGTTCTGATCAGTCTTCTTCGAGTTCAGCGTCCACACCGCTTTGTCAAGGTATGCTTCAGTTCACATGGAAGGATGGAAGTCCTTACTTCATCTTCTCCGTAGACGATGAGAAGGAAGTCTATGTAGCTAGCTCATTGAAGGTCACATCGGCAGATAATAACTCTGTGGACtatgtttatttgttttgttccACAAAGAGCAGTCTAAAGGACCATGAGGTTAGAAATTGCAGACCCCGTATTGTTGGCAAGATGACGGTGTCGACTTCTTATAGTGTCTGTCCGAATAATTCAAAAATTGCAGATACTGAATTTGTGTTGTTTGGTGGTATTGAAAATTCTGACTTGGAGATTAATGCTTCAAACACTATCCTTAAGAAGAACAAGGTATTTCCAAGGAAGGTGGCTGAAGTATTTaggacaagtaactcatctaaacAAAGAAGCATACCTAACTTGAATAGATCTGGTGTCTTGAAGGATTCTTGTCCTTGGGAACCATACACGGATAAACTAAACAGCGTTGATGACTTAATTTGTGCTCGTGACCTTCCCCCCAATCTTGAATTGGCTGCCATTGTTGTGAGAGACCATCTCCCGGAAGATCGTGGCAGTAGAGTTGGAGGTTGGGGTTTAAAGTTTCTCAAACAGGTCAAGGCCAAACAAACAAACGATTCACTGGAAACCTCAATGCAGGCCGACTGTTGTGCACGAAACAGTGGAAAATGTTCAACGAGCATGGATATTCTTATCCCTGCTGGTCTTCATGGCGGACCTAGAACAAGGAACGGTGGTCCTTCCACCCTCAAGGAGCGGTGGAGATCGGGTGGACTCTGTGATTGTGGTGGTTGGGACATTGGATGTCCTCTAACAATATTTGAAGGCCAATCGGTCAATGGTGATATTTTACGCCAAGCAGACACGCAGGAGTGCCGGGCATTTAACATACATCCTAAG GGTTATGAGAATGGTCCTCCAACATTGAGGATGGTGAACATCCGCGATGGCTTGTACTTTGTTCATTTTCAACCAAAACTATCACCTCTGCAATGTTTCTCGATTGCAGTGGCGATCGTCCATTCGCGAAGTCCCGGTCTCAAGCCCCGAAATGTACATGAGTTAAAATAG